From a region of the Hymenobacter jejuensis genome:
- a CDS encoding YfiT family bacillithiol transferase: MQTTTPNLSYPIGHPTLPAQPLPAEERVILIKQIADLPAQLTAAARNVGGERLLLPYRPGGWTGRQVIHHLADSHINSYTRFRLALTEDRPTICPYDEAAWATLPDVDATPITVSLALLEALHTRWTNLLWHLTEEQWQRRFFHPGSQRDFTLDQALALYAWHGQHHLAHLNLLLKQGE; the protein is encoded by the coding sequence AACCTAAGCTATCCCATCGGCCACCCAACTCTCCCAGCGCAGCCTCTGCCGGCAGAAGAACGGGTGATCCTCATCAAGCAGATTGCCGATTTGCCGGCCCAACTAACGGCAGCGGCGCGAAATGTAGGCGGCGAGCGGTTGCTGCTGCCGTACCGGCCGGGCGGCTGGACTGGCCGGCAGGTAATCCATCACCTTGCCGATTCGCACATTAACAGCTACACGCGCTTCCGGTTGGCTCTTACGGAAGACAGGCCCACGATATGTCCCTACGACGAAGCCGCTTGGGCCACCTTACCCGATGTAGATGCTACGCCCATCACCGTGTCGCTCGCGCTGCTGGAGGCCTTGCACACGCGCTGGACTAACCTGCTGTGGCACTTGACCGAGGAGCAATGGCAACGCCGGTTTTTCCACCCCGGCAGCCAGCGCGATTTTACGCTCGATCAGGCGCTGGCGCTGTATGCTTGGCATGGGCAGCATCATCTGGCCCACCTCAACTTACTGCTGAAGCAAGGGGAGTAG